In Ostrinia nubilalis chromosome 26, ilOstNubi1.1, whole genome shotgun sequence, one genomic interval encodes:
- the LOC135084657 gene encoding uncharacterized protein LOC135084657: MAVPPPDVTVLHQGNCNQHPQLSQTPSMVKQPQSILKDPSRHKYGNQYGSPVSSSTPQNSNSSQILTVQNLTSDVPQYGTIRKENKKQNVTIDESYNKRSETHVV, translated from the exons ATGGCGGTGCCGCCGCCTGACGTCACAGTCCTGCACCAGGGTAATTGCAATCAG caCCCTCAACTATCGCAGACACCTTCAATGGTAAAACAACCGCAGTCCATCTTAAAAGACCCGTCAAGGCACAAGTACGGCAACCAGTACGGGAGCCCTGTGTCTTCCAGCACCCCACAGAACAGCAACTCCAGTCAAATACTCACTGTACAAAACCTCACGTCTGACGTGCCACAATACGGCACCATCaggaaagaaaacaaaaaacaaaacgtgaCCATAGACGAATCGTACAACAAAAGGAGTGAAACACACGTCGTTTAA